In Dermacentor silvarum isolate Dsil-2018 chromosome 2, BIME_Dsil_1.4, whole genome shotgun sequence, the following proteins share a genomic window:
- the LOC125943318 gene encoding uncharacterized protein LOC125943318, producing the protein MAGYASPPQFEEATDHWPAYLVRLEAFFEGNGITEEKKKRALLVAGLSTHTVAVVSGRCAPTKPVPAMAAACIQRWALQLSTYSYIVKFKDGKANVPADALSRLPRAAHSREVSGDEDGAGKTPAMLLIGRELRSRLDNLLPSEKERDSYPFANDFLQKDEPIWVRNYGCLGDPWTQAWVQTTEGSCMVTAEGPEGELMRRHLDQVKPRVVVQDSEQVQPRLSAEGDRAIDKTASADTTDGTTTLGLRRSTRSRRPPDTFSP; encoded by the exons ATGGCCGGATACGCAAGCCCACCACAGTTCGAGGAAGCTACGGACCACTGGCCGGCATATCTAGTGCGGCTAGAAGCTTTCTTCGAAGGCAACGGCATCacggaagaaaagaagaagcgaGCATTGCTCGTAGCAGGGCTGAGCACCCACACTGTGGCCGTCGTCAGTGGACGCTGCGCGCCAACAAAG CCGGttccagccatggcggccgcctGCATACAACGGTGGGCCCTCCAGTTGAGCACGTACTCCTACATCGTCAAGTTCAAAGACGGCAAGGCGAATGTTCCGGCGGACGCACTCAGCCGCCTGCCACGGGCAGCACATTCCAGGGAAGTGTCCGGAGACGAGGACGGCGC CGGAAAAACGCCGGCTATGCTGCTGATTGGGCGTGAGCTACGCTCCCGATTAGACAATTTGTTGCCGTCAGAAAAAGAGCGCGACAGTTACCCCTTTGCCAATGATTTCTTGCAGAAGGATGAACCAATTTGGGTGCGAAACTACGGTTGCCTCGGAGACCCATGGACTCAAGCATGGGTCCAAACAACAGAGGGGTCGTGTATGGTGACCGCCGAGGGACCAGAGGGCGAACTAATGCGACGACACTTGGACCAAGTGAAACCGCGTGTTGTGGTGCAGGACTCTGAGCAAGTGCAGCCGCGTCTCTCAGCCGAAGGTGACAGAGCCATCGACAAGACCGCTAGTGCTGATACGACGGATGGGACCACAACCCTGGGACTACGAAGGTCGACCCGTTCGAGACGTCCCCCTGACACGTTCTCACCTTAA